One part of the Marmota flaviventris isolate mMarFla1 chromosome 4, mMarFla1.hap1, whole genome shotgun sequence genome encodes these proteins:
- the Fam170b gene encoding protein FAM170B has protein sequence MRRFFMDHRGEQSPIDGTTLSVTSLESTEENMELCHPGNIKNEETSPEPGPALPHEKDALFTARARGMLGWSSSPSSQSSDYQSYSQYPSCFSCMCNDQDATPQSLCALYTRVQTVRGVAVAWETETGFQPVSRKPRIREAEFIKRQRRKGSSFEMASNTDLHWELEASKNNCCPETDDAELLEPLECCLQDLRTHPDWLVTTNYGLRCLACCRVFPSLEALLEHAQHGIREGFSCQIFFEEMLERRKTQGQGQDQPLEEEEQSLSNSSECSRSQSKVLLSQQEEEEEKQQQQQQQQ, from the exons ATGAGACGCTTTTTCATGGACCACAGGGGAGAACAGTCACCCATTGATGGGACCACCCTCAGCGTGACCAGCCTTGAGTCCACAGAAGAGAATATGGAATTGTGCCATCCAG GAAACATAAAGAATGAGGAAACATCTCCAGAGCCAGGACCTGCCCTTCCCCATGAGAAGGACGCCCTCTTCACAGCCCGGGCTCGGGGGATGCTGGGCTGGAGCAGCTCTCCATCATCCCAGTCCTCAGATTACCAGTCCTACTCCCAATACCCGTCTTGCTTCTCCTGTATGTGCAACGACCAGGACGCCACCCCGCAGAGCTTGTGTGCCCTCTACACCCGAGTGCAGACAGTACGTGGAGTGGCGGTGGCCTGGGAGACAGAAACTGGCTTCCAGCCGGTCAGCAGGAAGCCCCGCATCCGTGAAGCCGAGTTCATCAAGAGACAGAGGCGGAAAGGCTCTTCCTTTGAGATGGCTTCCAACACTGACCTGCACTGGGAGTTGGAAGCCAGCAAAAACAACTGCTGTCCAGAGACCGACGACGCAGAGCTGCTGGAGCCACTGGAGTGCTGCCTCCAGGACCTGCGGACCCACCCAGACTGGCTGGTCACCACCAACTATGGGCTCCGCTGCTTGGCCTGCTGCCGTGTCTTCCCCTCACTGGAGGCATTGCTGGAGCATGCCCAACATGGCATCCGAGAAGGCTTCAGCTGCCAGATCTTTTTTGAGGAGATGCTGGAGAGGAGGAAGACCCAGGGCCAAGGGCAGGACCAACCGCTGGAGGAAGAGGAACAAAGCCTTTCTAACAGTAGTGAATGTTCCAGGTCCCAGAGCAAGGTGCTTCTttcacagcaggaggaggaggaggagaagcagcagcagcagcagcagcagcagtga